The Winslowiella toletana region AGGCTGTTTTTATCTTGTTTGCCTGTTTTTTATTATTGTGGTGCTGGGGGCGGTTTGTTACTTATGCCGCATAAATATATTTAGCTTCATCAGTTACATAAAAGATGAACTGCTGATCGTGCTGGGTACCAGTTCGTCCGAAGTGGTTATGCCGCAGATCTTACGAAAGATGGAACAGCTTGGCTGCTCGCGTTCCGTGGTTGGCTTAGTGATACCCACCGGATATTCATTCAACCTCGACGGCACTAATCTCTATTTAACTATGGCGGTAGTTTTCATTGCGCAGGCGCTGAACATCGACCTTACGCTTAGTCAGCAACTGCTGTTATTGGGGGTGGCTATGCTTACCTCAAAAGGGGCCAGCGGCATTGCCGGTGCAGCGTTTATTATGCTTACCAGTACGCTTCTGGTGGTGCCTGTCGTACCCGTTGAAGGTATGGTACTGATTCTTGGCGTGCATCGTTTTTTAGGCACCGGATTGGCAATGACCAATCTGATCGGAAACGGTGTTGCTACGCTGGTGGTTGCGGCATGGGAGAAAGAACTTGATCGCGACTGTCTTAAACAGCATCTGAAAAATCCGCCTCTGCAGGAATCCTGAATTACGCCGGTAATTGAATTTGAGCAGCAGCAGATGTGATGGTTAGCTGATGATTGATAAGCAGATTAGGGCATCTCTCTAACGAGATAATAATTCTTTAATAAGACGGATGGTTTCTTGCTGAAGCAGGGTGCCCGGTCGGCGCGTGCTGGTCGCCAGCGATAACTGGGCAAACAAGCCCTGCTGGGCGATGCCCCTCAGACGTAGCCTGTCTGCATGGGCGAAATTGGCGATTGCATTTTTCGGCAGGATGGCCGCGCCAATGCCGCTTATCACCAGTTCAAGAATAGTGCCGACCCCATCAACATCAACTGCCATCAGCGGCTTCAGGCGGCGGGTATTTAATGCTTCTTCGACCAGAATACGAAAAGCATTGTAGCGGCCAGGCATAACCAACGGGATCTGCGCTAACGCTTCCAGCGTGACGTTTTCACCCGATCCCGGTGCATCACAACGCTCAACAAGAAACAGAGCTTCCTTGTGAAGCGGTATCGTCTCAATGTCAGGGGTGGGTTGAGTGTGATAAAGCAGGGCGATATCGACCCGGGCTTTCACCAGAGACTCCTGAATCTGGCTGCTTAAGCCTTCCGTAATTGAGAGTGTTGCATCAGGCATTAACGTCTGAAATGACTTCACCAGAGGCAGGGTCAAAGAACGCGCAAGGGTTGGTGGTAATCCCACGGCGATGCGGTCGGTGCGGATTCCTCGCAATCTTTCTAACTCTCCTCGCGTGCGTTCCATCTGGTGCAATATCCCGCGTGCATGGCCAAGCAGCAGTTTTCCCGCTTCGCTGCAAAAGGCTCCGCGCCCGTTACGCACCAATAAATTCTGACCGACTTCTACTTCAAGTTGACGAATCTGGCGGCTCAGAACGGGTTGAGCCACGTTCAGTGCAATTGAAGCGCGGGTAAAACTCCCCAGTTCAGCGACACAAACAAAGTACTCGAGTTGTCGGATATCCACTGCTATTCCTTATAAAATTATCTCACTGCCTGATCATAATACAGCTGGAGTAAGCTTTAGCACGTCGTTCATCTCCAGGCCGTTACCAGCAGATGGCCGCCAGCCTGTCAGTAGCCCATGCACAATCGAAAATTCAGCAGAAGTGTGATCGCGCTCCAGATTAATACGCATAATAAATATTTATCAAAAATAATCTTATCAAAAATATTCGCTGAACGATAAATTACAGCTTAAGGCATGAAGCCACTTTATATCGAAAAGGAATCACCTATGTCGTCCACCCCAGATCTTAACTGCACTCCGTTACGCTTTCCATTTACTGTATATCAGACTAAGAATAAAATGAATGATTATCGTGCTGATGATATGAGATATGGTGATTTATCAGAATTTCATTTGAAGGAATATTTTGGCTTAAGGGAGATAGTTGAAGGGGTTAATCCTTATGCCAGCGAAGTATCGCGCTATCCATCAGGCAACTACAGTTTTGCCCGACCGGCAATCATTACAGAAAAACGCAGCCATGAAGACATTGCGGCAATATTATTTGAGCAGTTCCGGCGCTATTCCGCGCCCGTCTCCTTTATGGGATATCGAAAATTGTTTATCCGTCTGGTTGATCATCTGCAAACAGGAAGAGGTGAACCTTTTAAGGATGAATTATTGGATAAGGCATATCATCAGCAGATAGTGGGTGATAAGTCTAAAGAAAGTTCGCTGGAAAAG contains the following coding sequences:
- a CDS encoding LysR substrate-binding domain-containing protein — protein: MDIRQLEYFVCVAELGSFTRASIALNVAQPVLSRQIRQLEVEVGQNLLVRNGRGAFCSEAGKLLLGHARGILHQMERTRGELERLRGIRTDRIAVGLPPTLARSLTLPLVKSFQTLMPDATLSITEGLSSQIQESLVKARVDIALLYHTQPTPDIETIPLHKEALFLVERCDAPGSGENVTLEALAQIPLVMPGRYNAFRILVEEALNTRRLKPLMAVDVDGVGTILELVISGIGAAILPKNAIANFAHADRLRLRGIAQQGLFAQLSLATSTRRPGTLLQQETIRLIKELLSR
- a CDS encoding DUF3289 family protein — its product is MSSTPDLNCTPLRFPFTVYQTKNKMNDYRADDMRYGDLSEFHLKEYFGLREIVEGVNPYASEVSRYPSGNYSFARPAIITEKRSHEDIAAILFEQFRRYSAPVSFMGYRKLFIRLVDHLQTGRGEPFKDELLDKAYHQQIVGDKSKESSLEKIKWVIKNNIDLNTGAYPASNRERFGEELSYTVLPRFDRWIDRVNGLGISVHGIYATHITMISLLVEGNAYTATIHYRGQDHFGLDDIDIMDLRFHNLPIFRIWFLLQRWEKFGYKPFMTNMEATVEIKGFLE